The following proteins come from a genomic window of Thiothrix winogradskyi:
- a CDS encoding site-specific integrase, translating to MSDFQAIGSVSNELSENVQRFVVEATSASTRRAYRADVKIFAAWCQERGLVAIPATATTIADFLADQAQAGISPSTLNRRVGAIRYAHEAAGYETPTTNKLVSVTLKGIRRANRVRTRKKAAATVDKIYQMMAHCNTQTLQGKRDKLILILGFAGAFRRSELVALTVADIEEVPDGLKILIQKSKTDQEGEGHTIAILNGRLNVVGVLKDYLKAANLTEGTIFRPITKYGKIRKQTLSDRSVADIVKRYAKAAGLNAEDFSGHSLRSGFITTAAEAGANLFKIMDISRHKSVQTVQGYVRNAELFKNHAGNSFL from the coding sequence ATGAGTGATTTTCAGGCAATAGGTTCAGTCTCGAACGAACTTAGTGAAAATGTTCAGCGTTTTGTTGTTGAAGCGACGAGTGCTTCGACACGACGCGCCTATCGTGCCGATGTCAAGATCTTTGCAGCATGGTGTCAAGAAAGAGGGCTGGTGGCGATTCCCGCTACCGCAACAACGATTGCTGACTTTTTAGCAGATCAAGCGCAAGCGGGTATTTCGCCATCAACATTAAATCGTCGTGTTGGGGCTATTCGTTACGCCCATGAAGCAGCAGGGTACGAAACACCGACAACCAACAAATTGGTTAGTGTTACTTTAAAAGGTATTCGCCGCGCAAACAGGGTACGTACACGTAAGAAAGCAGCAGCTACCGTGGATAAGATTTACCAGATGATGGCGCATTGTAATACGCAAACCTTGCAGGGCAAGCGGGACAAGTTAATCCTGATTTTAGGATTTGCGGGTGCATTTCGTCGGTCTGAATTGGTGGCGTTAACCGTGGCAGATATTGAAGAAGTACCGGATGGTTTGAAGATTTTGATACAAAAATCGAAAACAGACCAAGAAGGAGAGGGTCACACCATTGCCATTTTAAATGGACGCTTAAATGTTGTTGGTGTCCTCAAAGACTATCTAAAAGCAGCTAATCTTACCGAAGGTACCATTTTCAGACCGATTACCAAATACGGTAAGATTCGCAAACAAACCTTGAGTGATCGTTCCGTGGCTGACATTGTAAAACGTTACGCAAAAGCAGCAGGCTTGAATGCAGAAGACTTTAGTGGGCATAGCTTACGGTCGGGATTCATTACTACCGCTGCTGAAGCTGGCGCTAATTTATTTAAGATAATGGATATATCGCGACATAAATCTGTACAGACTGTACAAGGCTATGTGAGAAACGCTGAGCTCTTTAAAAATCATGCAGGCAATAGCTTTTTGTGA